A window from Drosophila subobscura isolate 14011-0131.10 chromosome O, UCBerk_Dsub_1.0, whole genome shotgun sequence encodes these proteins:
- the LOC117899552 gene encoding LOW QUALITY PROTEIN: putative serine protease K12H4.7 (The sequence of the model RefSeq protein was modified relative to this genomic sequence to represent the inferred CDS: inserted 1 base in 1 codon), with translation MKYTLMVLALLAPLTAAASLGETEAEPEPNAFVQSVRELHRGPPVQQSRNIANVETRWFTLKLDHFNAANKATWKDRVLINEDHFTAGSPIFIYLGGEWEIEPSAITSGLWVDIAKEHNGSLIYTEHRFFGKSFPISPLSTNNLKYQSAQQALADVVNIIKILKQEDKYKDSKVLVSGCSYSASMATWIRKLYPDVILGSWASSAPLQAKVDFADFMEVVGQSFKQLGGQYCYDLINNATSYYQQLFESGRGAKAKKELNLCANFDAKSKQDRWQIFSTIANVFAGLAQYQKPGNYDLPKYCSVLRSFSDDDAEALSLFVQWQLGYPKCLSVTYQGTISYYKWAKNNYEDDTGLPWIYQTCSEFGWFQSSGSLNQPFGSSFPATLYTDTCHDVFSRNYTLNHIEANIAATNAEFKGIDIDVKNVYWTQGXLDPWSKVGAGEAQGATIIPQASHCSDLGAISLNDSPVLMASKLKLKQLVKDWLAQ, from the exons ATGAAGTACACCCTAATGGTCCTGGCTCTGCTGGCACCGCTGACTGCTGCCGCCAGTTTGGgggaaacagaagcagaaccagagccCAATGCCTTCGTGCAGTCTGTGAGGGAACTGCACAGGGGTCCGCCAGTGCAGCAATCGCGGAATATAGCCAATGTAGAGACGCGTTGGTTCACCCTAAAGTTGGACCACTTTAATGCTGCGAATAAAGCCACCTGGAAGGAC CGCGTGTTGATCAACGAGGACCACTTTACGGCTGGCTCCCCCATCTTCATTTACTTGGGCGGCGAATGGGAGATTGAGCCGAGTGCCATTACCTCGGGATTGTGGGTGGACATTGCCAAGGAGCACAATGGCTCACTGATCTACACAGAGCATCGTTTCTTTGGCAAGAGTTTCCCCATAAG TCCGCTCTCCACCAACAATCTGAAATATCAGAGCGCCCAGCAAGCCCTGGCCGATGTGGTGAATATCATAAAGATCCTGAAGCAGGAGGACAAGTACAAGGACTCCAAGGTGCTCGTCTCTGGCTGCTCCTACTCGGCCAGCATGGCCACATGGATCAGGAAGCTCTATCCCGATGTGATCCTGGGCAGCTGGGCCTCGTCTGCCCCACTGCAGGCCAAAGTCGACTTCGCGGACTTCATGGAGGTGGTGGGGCAGTCCTTCAAGCAGCTAGGTGGCCAGTACTGCTACGATCTTATCAACAATGCGACTTCCTACTATCAGCAACTCTTTGAGAGCGGACGGGGCGCCAAGGCCAAGAAGGAACTGAATCTGTGTGCTAATTTCGAtgcgaaaagcaaacaagatCGCTGGCAGATCTTCAGCACCATTGCCAATGTGTTTGCAGGACTGGCGCAGTATCAAAA GCCTGGAAACTATGATCTGCCCAAGTATTGCTCCGTGCTGCGTTCCTTTAGCGATGATGATGCCGAGGCCCTGTCGCTATTTGTGCAATGGCAATTGGGTTATCCGAAATGCCTGAGTGTCACCTATCAGGGCACCATCAGTTATTACAAATGGGCAAAGAATAACTATGAAGATGACA CTGGTCTTCCCTGGATCTATCAGACTTGCAGCGAATTTGGTTGGTTCCAGTCCTCGGGCAGTCTTAACCAGCCCTTTGGCTCCTCCTTCCCAGCCACACTCTACACAGACACCTGCCACGATGTCTTCAGCCGGAACTACACCTTGAACCACATCGAGGCCAACATTGCAGCCACCAACGCGGAGTTCAAGGGCATCGATATTGATGTGAAGAATGTATACTGGACCCAGG GGTTGGATCCATGGAGCAAGGTTGGCGCCGGAGAAGCCCAAGGGGCCACCATCATACCCCAAGCCTCACACTGCTCCGATTTGGGTGCTATAAGCCTCAATGATAGCCCCGTGCTGATGGCCTCCAAGCTGAAGTTGAAACAACTCGTTAAGGATTGGTTGGCGCAGTAA
- the LOC117899551 gene encoding putative serine protease K12H4.7, producing MSIKFPTHFWTMAATRLVVALLLLLVAACQGLDASKDVPVLVKTLQNLHLGPPKQTVLKRVNVQEKWITQKLDNFDAANTETYEMRYLLNDEFQAEGSPIFIYLGGEWEIEPSMISAGHWYDLAEEHKGVLVYTEHRYYGESVPTTTMSTENLKYLHVKQALADVAEFIKSFKAEHPQLANSKVLLAGGSYSATMVVWFKRLYPDLVDGGWASSAPLLAKVAFTEYKEVVGQAFLQLGSQKCYDRIQNGIAELESMFDNKRGAEARSMLRLCNSFDDKNDLDMWSLFGSISNIFSGTAQYQRAGDIEYYCNYLLSFNDDATAIANFAYWGWGMPSCIDARYSSTVEYYLWAVNNFDAGRPWYYQTCNEYGWYQTSGSRNQPFGTKFPTALYTTLCADVFSSQFSNEQINSNAAQTNEDFGGKSPDVENVYMTHGALDPWNPMGHGVAEGATLIAEASHCADFGSISANDSAEMRASKERLAELVREWLA from the exons ATGTCCATCAAATTTCCAACTCATTTCTGGACAATGGCTGCAACTCGTTTGgttgtggcgctgctgctgctgttagttGCTGCCTGTCAAGGACTCGACGCATCTAAGGATGTGCCCGTGCTGGTTAAGACGCTGCAGAATTTGCATCTTGGACCACCCAAACAGACCGTGCTGAAGCGCGTGAATGTCCAGGAGAAATGGATTACACAGAAATTGGATAACTTTGATGCGGCCAATACAGAGACCTACGAAATG CGCTACCTGCTCAACGATGAGTTCCAAGCGGAGGGCAGCCCGATCTTCATTTATTTGGGTGGCGAATGGGAGATCGAGCCGAGCATGATCAGCGCTGGACATTGGTACGATCTGGCTGAGGAGCACAAGGGTGTGCTGGTCTACACCGAACATCGCTACTACGGCGAGAGTGTGCCCACAAC CACGATGTCTACGGAGAACCTCAAGTATTTGCATGTCAAGCAGGCACTCGCCGATGTGGCTGAATTTATCAAGTCCTTCAAGGCGGAACATCCACAGTTGGCCAACTCCAAGGTgttgctggctggtggctcctACTCCGCCACCATGGTGGTGTGGTTCAAGCGTCTGTATCCCGATCTCGTGGATGGTGGCTGGGCTTCGAGTGCCCCTCTATTGGCCAAGGTGGCCTTCACCGAATACAAGGAGGTGGTGGGCCAGGCCTTTCTGCAGTTGGGCAGCCAAAAGTGCTACGATCGCATCCAGAATGGCATTGCCGAGCTGGAGTCCATGTTCGACAATAAACGTGGCGCTGAGGCACGTTCCATGCTGCGATTGTGCAATAGTTTCGATGACAAGAACGATCTGGATATGTGGTCACTGTTTGGCAGCATTTCCAATATTTTTTCAGGCACAGCACAGTATCAAAG AGCTGGCGACATTGAGTACTATTGCAACTATTTGTTAAGCTTCAACGATGATGCCACGGCTATTGCCAATTTTGCctactggggctggggcatgcCCTCCTGCATCGATGCGAGATACTCCAGCACCGTCGAGTACTACCTCTGGGCAGTGAACAACTTTGATGCCGGTCGTCCATGGTATTATCAGACCTGCAACGAGTACGGCTGGTACCAGACCTCGGGCTCCAGGAACCAGCCTTTCGGCACCAAATTCCCCACCGCCCTGTACACCACTCTCTGTGCGGATGTCTTCAGTTCGCAGTTCAGCAACGAGCAAATCAACAGCAATGCTGCACAGACCAACGAGGACTTTGGCGGCAAGTCGCCGGATGTGGAGAATGTCTACATGACACATGGCGCCTTGGATCCCTGGAATCCCATGGGCCATGGCGTGGCCGAGGGTGCCACACTCATTGCCGAGGCCTCTCACTGTGCGGACTTTGGCTCGATCTCGGCCAACGACTCCGCAGAGATGAGGGCCTCTAAGGAGCGTCTGGCGGAGCTCGTGCGCGAGTGGTTGGCCTAG